The DNA sequence TTCACGTCCAGTCCGCGGGCTGCCACTGAGGTGGCCACCATCAGGCGACACGCTCCGTTCTTGAAGTCGGTGATGATGCTGTCTCTGTCGTACTGGTCGATCCCTGCCGGACAGGCAGAGTAAAACCGGGGGTCATGAGAGTGCATAACACTGATAACACTGCGAGATCACTTCCATGACAGACAGTACCTCCGTGCAGAGACATGCAGGGGTACGAGGCCTTCATCAGGTCCTTCAGAAGACCGTCAGCGTGCTCCTGCTTGTCCACAAAGATGATGACCGAGCCCTTCTCCTGGTAATGTCCCAGGAtctccagcagcttcaggaacTTCTGGTCCTCATCAATAACCAGCTGTTCCAACAGAAGATGTGCGTCAGCCTCTGCTGGACATGAAAACTGAACCCTGGTGACGTACCACATGCTGCTCCACGTCGGAGCAGACCACGCTGCGCCCTCCCACCTGGACCTCAATGGGCTTGGTCAGGATTCTCCTAGCGAGAGCTTCCATGGCTCGAGGGAAGGTCGCAGAGAACATCACCGTCTGTCGGTCCGGACGCACGTTGTCCACGATTCTCATCACCTGATGGAAATGAAGCATCAGTCAGGGCGCCACAGATGTTGAACAGGAGCAGAGACGGTTGCCAAAACGGAGTCACAGTACGAGGCAGATAAACCACCCGTGCTCAGGTTCTCACCTGCGGCTCGAAGCCCATGTCGAACATCCTGTCCGCCTCGTCCAGCACCACGTACGTGACTCTCCTCAGGTTGGTGACGCGACCTGGACACCGAGTCAAAGCATGAGACAAGTCAAAAGCAAAGCGCAGAAGACACAGAACTGGCAGGACAAAGTTAGATTAGCTACTGATGCAAATCAGGTGTGTTTCATGAGACAATAGCTTGGTGAGTGAGCTCAGGTCTTGCGTACCGTCTCCGCGGCACAGTGGACCTGTATAAGTGAGAAAACAGCCTCAAGATACAAAACAAGAGGTGGAGCTCAGGAGCACTATCTGAGTGAGCCTCTGTTCACCTACAAGGGAAACATATTAGAGATTACCTCGCATGTGTGGAAGCAAACACACAGTCAAAACCATCAAGCTAGGACCGTTCAGTGCCGTGGGAGATCAAGTCTAAGCGCCAGCAACACTCCTTACACACTGCAGAACCCTGGTCCACACTATATACATCAACCAAAACGGATGAATCTGGACGCAGCACTGGACCCACCTTCAGGCTTTTCGCTAGGATTTTGACACGGGGtgtccaaagccccgccccaGCCCACTCCCCTCtcaacacaccatgtcaaccaCTGGCTTTACACCTGGCTTTGTAAAAGAACAAGTTGTAAACATCTATTCACGCCAGAATACCGTTttatcaacaaaaaacaaacatctgagtccaATAATgtttaacagagatgaactcagtagttgttgccacggtaacactttcagatgcaggagtctcctgggcggctgtttcactctgctgaccctgattcattaaaaaaaatttttttatcacgattctttcccttactacaagcttaatgtctacagttttgttctatcttcttttatatatttatgccagataagcaacagttgtatcagatgtttttcatgttttgcagacgcacTTCTACCTAAAAGCCTGGCCACCGTACCCACACTCGTCCTCAGCTCACACCTTTTGAGGCTTTCCAAAAAATGCTCAAATATTGCCGACAGTTAAAGTAAGCAGACCTCACTTCGGGGGGTTCAAAGTTCACActgcgccacagaaaacagAGACCAACACTCACCGCTGTTGGCTCCCAGCATGTCAATCATCCTGCCAGGTGTGCACACAATGatctctgcccctctcttcagtTCAGCAATCTGCCAAGTGGCGCAGAAAGAGGGTCAACACACGAACACCTGCCGCAGGTCCTCAGAGACGCTCGCTTGACGTCGTCACTGAGGAAGCGCGACACGTGAAAGCAGGTTGGCTTTGTGTGTACCTGCTCACTGATGCCTGTGCCGCCGTAGACGCACACCACATTAAGTCCGAGAGGTTTAGAGAACTTCTTACACTCCTTGGTGATCTGCAGGGCCAGCTCACGGGTCGGTGTCATGATGACAGCTGTCAGGCGAACGCAGCAGAAGTCAGTGACCGAAACTCAGTTCCTGAGCAGCACATGGGAGCTACATACAGATGGGTCCCTCAGCGTCCTCCAGGGGTCTCTGGTCCATGATGTGTCGGAACATGGGCAGAAGGAAGGCGATCGTTTTGCCGCTGCCGGTTTTCGCGATACCGATGAGGTCCCGACCGGACATGATGGCAGGTATGGCTTGGGCCTGGATGGGTGTGGGCTTCTCATAGCTGTGCCTGAGCAGACACAAATGTGACACTGAACAATAGCCACTCCCCTACACTGCGGCTGAGGCTGAGTGAAAATGTAGAGGAAAAGATGTGATTCGGAGGATGCTCACTTCTTCAGCGCATTAAGAATCTTCATGGACACGCCGCACTGCACCCAGGTCTTGATGGGTTTGGGACAGGCCTTCCCTTTCACAGTGATGCCTTCCAGCTCCAGGCGGTACGAGTGCACGTCTGAGACACCGGAGCAGGGATATTCAGAAACCAACCATCAGCAGCCTCCAACTGAGGTTAAATCCTGTTTTAAAGTGACCTTCTGGAGTCATCCTGGCGAGCTCCGGCACCTCCACGTAGAAGTTCTTCCTGTACGGCTCATACTGGATCTTCTTGTGGTCTACAGGCTCCAGAACCTTCCTCTGTTTGGTCTGGAAGCCTGTTAAAGCAGTTTGCAGatccacttcttcttcctcgGACGAGTACTGCAACATATCACAGACGCCGGTTAGCAGCTTGTAGTCAGTGAGAAAATGGATAATAGCATTAACGTTGCTGAACAGAGAAAGGAGCTCACCTCCATGGCGTCCTGGTCGTTTTCCATCAGCTCGCCCTTTTTCTTGTGGGTGTGGGGTCCTTTCTTAGTTTTGACCACAGTCACTACTTTGGTGATGGTGGCACCTTTCTGTTGACGACAGAACGTCAACACACTTTTAGACCCTAAACCTCTGAGAACACGACAGACTTGGACACCAACTCCACACTGACCTTGTCGCCACCTTTCACGCCTCCCATGTTGAACTTCTTCACCTCCTGTTTCACCTCCTCCATGTAGGCGTCCAGAGGATCCACCTCATCCTCATCGTTCTTCTCCACAGGAGTCTCTCCTTCCTTGTCATCATCCCCTTTGTCCTCATCTTTGACATCAGAGTCTTTCTTCTCTCCCTTCAcgcctccatcttcatcatcgtcatcatcgtcgtcgtcgtcgtctgCGTCCATAGGAGTGGGACCATCCTCATCATCGTCTGAAAGAAACACTCAGCTTTAAAGTTCTGCACAAATTCCACAGCAGTCCACAACAGCAGATGATGCAACGAATCACTTGAAGCAAATCTTGtgaagaaagagtctgtcttttctttaccatcatcatcctccaggCTCCACTTCTTCCCCTGCTTCATCTCCTCAATTTCTTTCTTTATATCGCCGATGTTTTCGATAGCTTTCTTCCGCTGCTCTTCCCTCCACTTCTCCACGCGCTCTTTTCTCTTCcgcatctcctcctccagcttgttCTGATCAAAGTCTTGCTGCAAACACACATAACAAGTGAAGACAAATCAGTCACACACAATCTTAATGGGCATCCAAACAACGGCTTGAAAGCATTTTGGTTCTCATTACAACGTCACCTTACTTTTGTACAATGACACTTAAACTtggaatttaatttaaaaagaaacaacttAACTTACATCCTCAACCTTTTCatcttctttctcctccttgttttttttcttttctgaaacTGGTTCAGGCTCCTTTTCTTTGCTTCGTGGCCTGAGGGAATATCAAAGTTAGAGTTTTAAAAGTATTAATTTGGTATTAGAgacattataaaataaaaagggtCTAAGTACAGAGAGCTAAGCAAGTGTTGATTTCAAGAGGTCTCACTTTTCCTCTGTCCTTCTGCTCTTGCTCGGACTTCCAGAACGCGACCTTCTGGCCCGGCTCCTGCTTCCGGACCTCCTCCTGTCTCTGCTTCTGGACCTTCTCCTTTCTCTGCTTCTGGTCCGCCTTAATGtcacacagagagaaaaaacaacacactaatgaacaatgaacatcAAGAACTTGTATTTCTCCAATCGGGGAGCCACACCAGCATAAAGCAAAATTCTATAACTGAGCAGCATCACAATTGTATTGAAGACAAACTATACAATACTTTAGTTATTGAACATTTTAGCCGATTAGATTGTGTTTAAGAACGTCATATATcacttaaaatgatttttctattacatttttaattgaaCAGTCTGTAGAAACAACATGTTATCATATATGTCATATAAGTAAATGGGTCGTTCTCTGTGTCTAATACGACCATTCTCCACAGCCAACGGGAACAAGAGCTGCACCAGGATCTATCATTCGCATGACGCGCACGAACAGCTGAATAAGAAGATCCTGTCGTGCAGGACCTACCTCGGTCGTTTGCGGTCTCTGGACCTCGACCTCCTGCGGTCACGGCTACGTGTTCTCTCCCTGCGGCTGCGGTCCCGATCATCTTTCTTGGAGCGTTTGTCTGGAGAGCGACTCTTGGATCGAGAGCCCGACCGCCCCCGAGACCCGGAGCGCTTCCTGTAGTGTCTGCAGAACCGGCAGCACAATGTAAGCACACATATAACTCAATTCATcagcaaaacaaagaacaaGTCGAAGCCCATACAAACCCCATTCATACAGTGATACGGTTTCATTCAATTCAGTATTTACACGCAAGCGTTCCGTCTGTTAGCCACAATGCTAATGTGAGTCCCGCAAGTTATCAACTCAAACTAACGAGCCACGATATTATGAGGCGATTCAAACGatgaaacacaacagcaaaCGTACCTCGACTCTCGCCCCATGTTACCGTTCAGACGAAGTGTGTCTGTTCTTCAAATTAAACGAGTTTCTTGACAATAACGACACAGCTACGAtgtttcatcatggatgtttgcAACTTTGAACTCGTGCGTATTGTAGCAGGATTAGCTGCGTAAAGTTACAGCGACGCGCAGTGGTCGGAGGGCGCAGCTACACTCAATTTCGACCTAATGGTATAAAAAGTTTAATCCTTTAGatcaaaatgaatcatgaaCACAGCCACAGAAGACACTTCAGATATCCAAATTGTTGTTTTAAATAGGGATAAAGCATAACACAGGTCAGTATAAACCAATGTTTATTTGGTATGCACTGCTTTATGCACAAGAACTCACAATTATTACATGTAATGAACCCCAGAACCCAACAAAATGGCAGAAATTGAGGAagaataaagtaaaaataaaagaagatattttaataaataagatGACATGgactgaaaaataataaatttgcAATCAGAAATACTGTACAGATGTTTAAAGTCGCATTCAATCGGATCAATCATTGAGCAGTCGATAAAACTGGAGCAAATCAAGTGACATCATCCTCCAAACACTGCGCACATCAGTcaaaacataaagtgttgatcTTACTAAATTAGAAGTTTCCATGTACGTTTAAGGATAAAAATGAGGACGAAAAGTTAGAATATAGAATGCAGCAGACGCAGAAAGAGAAGTTCTAAAACCCATTAAGGCAGAGATTATTCTAGATAGCAAGCTATTGACAAGGCAAGAGTTGATGGGAAATCTCATACCCAACCCAACACTGGTGACTCATCGAAGTCCAGACAGGTCAGAGCAACACAAGGCCACCAGCTCTCAGCTCAGATGGCGTCAGATTGTGACGCGGAAACTCCGCCCAATACAGAGCGTGCGACGTTCGCTGTCGAGTTTATGACAGCCCTTTATCTTGGCAGTGTCTGTTGCTAAAGCTAACATGAACTTCCTGTTGAGTCACTCAGATGGACACCTAAGGATAAAGAAGCAAAGCTATGATCGTATGGTTGTTAAatctgaagtgaaatgaatctcatgtcagtgaagcctcaaGCGTCGAGTCACAAAGACTTAACTGGTCACTTGACAGCAAACCTGTAACACGTCCTGTAATTCACATCTGTAGTGTAGAAGCAGCGCCAGTGAAAAACATATGGGTTTGACCACAGCACGACACATCACATTCTCAAGACACATTTGATCCAGATCACTCCAGTCCTGCAGGAGAGGCGCCTCATGACCAGGCACCCGACGGCAGTCAGCGATGGAACACACGAGCCTGGGAGCAGGAGcgaggtgagagcagcagcacaggcGCCGAGTCAAGGAGTCTCTGAGCCGACTCGCAGCAGGACTTCATGcgagatgatgaaggtgaagaagtaAACGCAGAGGTCGGCAAAGACGTCGCCCATGCGTCGGTACGTGTCCATGGAGCGGTTGATGACCTCAGCAGGAATACCAGACAGGAGCAGAGCCGTGGTCAGAACTGTGGTCTGAGTTTTCTTCTCCACCTGTCGGGGGGGAGGAAGAACGACTTATGTGAAGCAGAAACACAGTTCGTTTGACAAAAGTGGGTTTTAAAAACGGAGCAAAATGGGTGGAATGGGAAGACAACCCGTGTATCGTTTACCTTTGGGAAGTACTTGGATAATCCCATAAAGGCCAGCTCCAGGGTGAGGAACGGAGCAAATATTGACTGGAATATATGGGAGGAAAAAGACATGTCAACGAGAATCACTTCAAAACGCTGAGTTGACAGAAATATTGACATAAAGTTTAGCTATAAAGTTGTAACAGACACATATCATCCGAAATGTCGCACTCAATTTTTGGACTTTCATATTTTACTCGCCACTGTTTAGCtatacttttgaaaacgtcctcatgaaacaaatgcatttagTTCTCCATTTGAACATTTACTTATGAAAGTTCTGAATGGAATATATAACGTTTCATGTTCGATTTCTTTGAAGCCTTTATTCTTGCCGTAACAACTTAATTGTGATCTTAACCCAAAGAGCCAACCAAGGCTTTCAGgtcttaaaaataataattgcttTTCTTAAGATTTTTGTTTATCCCTGCAAactaaaaatgaacattttcctGTGACTCTGGACTTGGTTTAGATGATTAAGATCTGTCGGAGTCCGGACGGATGGTGAGGGAGCGCTGACATTGCAGGTCACTCTGAGGTCAAGTACCCAGTTTATGGGAACAGCGAAAGCACTGGGGAGAAGCCTGATAACCGAAGCTCACTGTGTTTGCCATTCGACAGG is a window from the Synchiropus splendidus isolate RoL2022-P1 chromosome 17, RoL_Sspl_1.0, whole genome shotgun sequence genome containing:
- the ddx46 gene encoding probable ATP-dependent RNA helicase DDX46, encoding MGRESRHYRKRSGSRGRSGSRSKSRSPDKRSKKDDRDRSRRERTRSRDRRRSRSRDRKRPRRTRSRERRRSRSRDRRRSGSRSRARRSRSGSPSKSRRTEEKPRSKEKEPEPVSEKKKNKEEKEDEKVEDQDFDQNKLEEEMRKRKERVEKWREEQRKKAIENIGDIKKEIEEMKQGKKWSLEDDDDDDEDGPTPMDADDDDDDDDDDEDGGVKGEKKDSDVKDEDKGDDDKEGETPVEKNDEDEVDPLDAYMEEVKQEVKKFNMGGVKGGDKKGATITKVVTVVKTKKGPHTHKKKGELMENDQDAMEYSSEEEEVDLQTALTGFQTKQRKVLEPVDHKKIQYEPYRKNFYVEVPELARMTPEDVHSYRLELEGITVKGKACPKPIKTWVQCGVSMKILNALKKHSYEKPTPIQAQAIPAIMSGRDLIGIAKTGSGKTIAFLLPMFRHIMDQRPLEDAEGPISVIMTPTRELALQITKECKKFSKPLGLNVVCVYGGTGISEQIAELKRGAEIIVCTPGRMIDMLGANSGRVTNLRRVTYVVLDEADRMFDMGFEPQVMRIVDNVRPDRQTVMFSATFPRAMEALARRILTKPIEVQVGGRSVVCSDVEQHVLVIDEDQKFLKLLEILGHYQEKGSVIIFVDKQEHADGLLKDLMKASYPCMSLHGGIDQYDRDSIITDFKNGACRLMVATSVAARGLDVKQLILVVNYNCPNHYEDYVHRAGRTGRAGNKGYAYTFITDDQARYAGDIIKALELSGATVPTELEQLWGSFKDMQKAAGKSIKSSSGFSGKGFKFDETEHALANERKKLQKAALGLQDSDDEDGTLDIEDQIESMFNSKKRVKDMSDPGAAASFSGSGSSTSSSSGGLGGLGPTSAGNIQKLELAKRMALRINAQRNLGSEAQDVMQQATNAVLRGRTIMTPSVSAKTIAEQLADKINAKLNYTPVEKLEDDRQTTEQSETVKRYEEELEINEFPQTARWKVTSKEALQRIGEYSEAAITIRGTYFPPGKEPKEGERKIYLAIESASELAVQKAKTEITRLIKEELIRLRNSYQPTNKGRYKVL